The Arachis hypogaea cultivar Tifrunner chromosome 19, arahy.Tifrunner.gnm2.J5K5, whole genome shotgun sequence genome has a window encoding:
- the LOC112775850 gene encoding uncharacterized protein: MATRDGGMKSTSINGVKMYTIASQQPSLASWLPTKKQKSHRNVKSYTQNVQLIEDLRFTTATTKIKATPDGEYIIASGIYPPQVKVYEVRELGLKFERHLDSEIIDFQVLTDDYSKLAFLCADRSVCLHAKYGKHYSLRIPRMGRDITYDSWSCDLLCAASSPELYRINLEQGRFLSSLNTQSPALNVVSRSKLHGLVACGGEDGAVECFDMRVRSSVGRIDAVGPSGDVDQGVTALEFDGDGGFLMAVGSSAGKVLIYDLRSSHPIRIQDHMYGSPILDIKWHRTLNYEQSMLITSDDHVVRIWDPETGEGMTSIEPTGGKINDVCTFPGSGLILLALDSSQIPSYFIPSLGPAPKWCSSIENFTEELDTGGQTTIYDHYKFLTKEELERLNLTNLIGTNLLRAYMHGYFINYALYKKAKALADPFEYEAYIEQQKREKMEAERASRITIRKKLPKINRKLAARLLESEEAENENRDAGDDENKKSSKKKKGLIMEDLQDERFKAIFTNKEYEIKETSDEYLALHPVGGSKKQPSLLEEHFEPAESDDDQSESETDVSASSEDELSKPRVPRMYEVKNEQHAEAFWSQKSLAGEESLPMGDRVAALKDQQYSRSVPNGVKQGPGGSREITFTARSKAKYREDDEDQEKPHQKRRGVQSLGLKPPRGGGFRGRGNRGNRGNGRRGRR, translated from the exons ATGGCGACCCGAGATGGCGGCATGAAGTCAACGTCGATAAACGGCGTGAAGATGTACACAATAGCTTCCCAGCAACCCTCACTCGCTTCCTGGCTCCCCACTAAGAAGCAGAAATCACATCGCAACGTCAAAA GTTACACGCAGAATGTGCAATTGATCGAGGATTTGAGGTTCACAACTGCAACCACCAAGATTAAGGCAACTCCTGATGGCGAGTATATCATAGCTTCAG GTATATATCCACCACAAGTAAAAGTATACGAGGTACGGGAGCTAGGATTGAAGTTTGAAAGGCATTTGGATTCAGAGATTATTGATTTTCAG GTTCTAACAGATGACTATTCGAAACTAGCATTTTTATGTGCTGACCGCTCTGTTTGTCTACATGCAAAATATGGAAAACATTACAGTTTGCGAATACCAAG AATGGGAAGGGATATTACATATGACAGCTGGTCTTGTGATTTGCTTTGTGCTGCCTCTTCCCCAGAATTGTACAGAATTAACTTAGAGCAG GGGCGATTTCTTTCCTCCCTCAATACACAATCCCCTGCATTGAATGTGGTTTCAAGAAG CAAGCTTCATGGACTAGTTGCCTGTGGTGGTGAAGATGGTGCTGTCGAATGCTTTGACATGCGTGTGAGATCTTCAGTTGGCAGAATTGATGCAGTCGGACCTAGTGGCGATGTTGATCAG GGGGTCACTGCATTGGAGTTTGATGGAGATGGTGGTTTCTTAATGGCTGTTGGAAGTAGTGCAGGAAAG GTTCTCATCTACGACCTTCGCTCATCCCATCCAATACGAATACAGGATCATAT GTATGGCAGTCCCATATTGGATATTAAGTGGCATCGGACTCTTAACTATGAACAATCTATGTTGATTACCAGCGATGATCACGTCGTTAGAATATGGGATCCTGAAACG GGAGAAGGCATGACCAGCATTGAGCCTACAGGTGGAAAAATCAATGATGTATGTACATTTCCTGGCAGTGGTTTGATCTTGCTGGCCTTAGACAGTAGCCAAATACCATCATACTTCATACCATCCCTTGGACCTGCTCCTAAGTGGTGTTCCTCTATAGAAAATTTCACA GAGGAGCTAGACACAGGTGGACAGACAACTATCTATGATCATTACAAATTTTTGACAAAGGAAGAGCTTGAGAGATTAAATTTGACAAACCTAATTGGGACTAATTTGCTTAGAGCCTATATGCATGGGTACTTCATTAATTATGCATTATACAAAAAG GCTAAAGCACTGGCGGATCCTTTTGAATATGAAGCTTACATTGAACaacagaagagagagaagatggagGCTGAACGTGCCTCTCGAATTACA ATAAGGAAAAAATTACCCAAAATTAATCGGAAACTTGCAGCACGCCTCCTTGAAAGTGAAGAAGCTGAAAATGAGAACAGAGATGCTGGTGATGATGAAAATAAAAAGTCATCCAAGAAAAAGAAAGGGCTTATCATGGAAGATCTTCAAGACGAGCGATTTAAAGCGATATTTACAAACAAG GAATACGAGATTAAGGAGACCTCAGACGAATATCTGGCTTTACATCCCGTAGGTGGTTCTAAGAAGCAACCTTCCTTGCTAGAAGAGCATTTTGAACCTGCTGAGTCGGATGATGATCAAAGTGAAAGTGAGACTGATGTATCAGCATCATCAGAAGATGAACTTTCGAAACCTCGGGTACCAAG AATGTATGAAGTTAAGAATGAGCAGCACGCAGAGGCGTTCTGGAGTCAGAAGTCACTTGCTGGTGAGGAATCACTTCCTATGGGGGATAGAGTGGCAGCTCTCAAAGATCAACAATATTCTCGTAGTGTACCGAATGGTGTTAAGCAGGGTCCAGGAGGATCGCGGGAAATAACTTTCACAGCGAGAAGCAAAGCCAAGTACAGAGAAGACGACGAGGACCAAGAAAAGCCACACCAGAAAAGGAGAGGAGTTCAGTCTTTGGGACTTAAGCCGCCAAGAGGAGGAGGCTTTCGCGGTAGAGGGAATAGAGGGAACCGTGGCAATGGCAGAAGAGGACGGAGATAA